One region of candidate division WOR-3 bacterium genomic DNA includes:
- a CDS encoding 4-hydroxythreonine-4-phosphate dehydrogenase PdxA: protein MSTIQRLRTAHRSKRETVSRPRSAPVGITMGDPAGIGPEVVLKALKQTTKDPEFRTQREELRVIGCQHVFELEQKRLGTRVDLSVVDDLVKMPGRWKMGRIQASCGRAAFAALETGVRLLRQGVIRALVTAPVSKESLRLVGFSWSGQTEFLAEQFGAQHYAMLAWTPNFKAVFVTIHLPLARVPRHITAAAVCEKAVLLSEFLKKTMRLGKRRRKRRVALPSCLSSRASPRIGVMAFNPHAYEFSLGEEERIAEGIRLARKAGVNAYGPIPADAALAGFSSARGPCFDGYVAMYHDQAMIPAKLLGRNAGVNITLGLPCVRTSPLHGTAFGIAGRGIADPGSMVAAIRLAHRLSRA from the coding sequence ATGAGTACCATTCAGCGACTGCGAACTGCTCACCGCTCAAAGCGGGAAACGGTCAGCAGACCACGGTCAGCACCGGTCGGCATCACAATGGGCGACCCGGCCGGCATCGGCCCGGAAGTGGTTCTCAAAGCGCTGAAGCAGACAACGAAGGACCCAGAATTCAGAACGCAGCGCGAAGAATTGCGGGTAATTGGCTGTCAGCATGTGTTCGAACTTGAGCAGAAACGGTTGGGTACAAGAGTGGACTTATCTGTTGTTGACGACTTGGTCAAGATGCCTGGTAGATGGAAGATGGGGCGGATACAGGCGAGTTGCGGCCGGGCCGCTTTTGCGGCGCTTGAAACCGGTGTGCGTCTGCTCAGGCAAGGCGTAATCCGCGCACTTGTAACTGCTCCTGTTTCCAAGGAATCTCTGCGTCTGGTCGGGTTTTCCTGGTCGGGCCAGACTGAGTTTTTGGCCGAGCAATTTGGCGCGCAGCACTACGCGATGCTTGCCTGGACGCCAAACTTCAAGGCCGTGTTTGTCACAATCCATCTACCCCTGGCCCGGGTTCCGCGTCACATCACGGCGGCGGCAGTGTGCGAAAAAGCGGTGCTGCTCAGCGAGTTCTTGAAGAAAACAATGAGACTGGGCAAACGGCGTAGGAAGCGGCGTGTCGCACTGCCATCCTGCCTGAGTTCCCGGGCATCACCCCGTATTGGTGTTATGGCATTCAACCCGCATGCTTACGAGTTCAGTCTCGGCGAAGAAGAACGAATCGCCGAAGGTATAAGACTCGCGCGCAAGGCAGGGGTCAACGCTTACGGGCCGATTCCGGCTGACGCCGCTCTTGCCGGGTTTTCGTCCGCTAGAGGCCCTTGCTTTGACGGCTATGTCGCAATGTACCATGACCAGGCGATGATTCCGGCCAAGCTACTCGGCCGAAATGCAGGTGTGAACATCACGCTCGGCCTGCCGTGTGTCCGCACCTCGCCCTTGCATGGAACTGCATTCGGTATCGCGGGAAGAGGCATTGCCGACCCGGGTTCGATGGTCGCCGCTATCCGCCTCGCACACCGTCTTTCACGCGCCTAA